One Phocaeicola dorei genomic region harbors:
- a CDS encoding MaoC family dehydratase: protein MDKVVVNSYEDFEKLLGRQIGISDYVEVSQDRINLFADATLDHQWIHVDTERAKVESPYHSTIVHGYLTLSLLPHMWNQIIEVNNLKMMINYGMDKMKFGQAVLAGQSIRMVASLHSLQNLRGVAKAEIKFTIEIKDQSKKALEGIAIFLYYFN from the coding sequence ATGGATAAAGTTGTTGTTAATTCGTACGAGGATTTTGAGAAGCTGCTAGGACGGCAGATTGGTATTTCCGACTATGTGGAAGTGTCGCAAGACCGAATTAATCTTTTTGCAGATGCTACCTTGGATCATCAGTGGATTCATGTAGATACAGAACGTGCTAAAGTGGAAAGTCCTTATCATAGCACTATTGTACATGGTTACCTGACTCTTTCGTTGCTTCCACATATGTGGAACCAGATTATAGAAGTGAATAATCTGAAAATGATGATCAACTATGGTATGGACAAGATGAAATTTGGACAGGCTGTTCTAGCAGGTCAGAGTATTCGTATGGTAGCAAGTCTTCATTCTTTACAGAATCTGCGTGGCGTAGCCAAGGCTGAAATTAAATTTACAATTGAGATAAAAGACCAATCGAAGAAAGCACTTGAAGGCATCGCTATTTTCCTGTATTATTTCAATTGA
- a CDS encoding MATE family efflux transporter, whose translation MATSREMTSGRPFPLILNFAFPLLLGNLLQQTYSLMDAAIVGKFLGINALASVGASTSVVFLILGFCNGCCGGFGIPVAQKFGARDYGMMRRFVAVSLQLAVVMSVVIAIVTSMFCSDILQMMQTPENILEDAYFYLLITFIGVPCTFFYNLLSSIIRALGDSKTPFWFLLFSTILNILLDLFCILVLDWGVAGAALATVFSQGVSAVLCYLYMMRHFEILKGTSAEHKFRGALAKTLLYIGVPMGLQFSITAIGSIMLQSANNALGTACVAAFTAAMRIKMFCMCPLESLGIAMATYSGQNYGAGKPKRIWQGIKASVLMMTIYSAFMFGVLMLGARTFALLFVDPVEWEILKDTELFLHISVSFFPVLGLLCILRYSIQGAGFTNLAMLSGVSEMIARIMVSLYAVPALGYLAVCFGDPTAWIFAVIFLIPAFIYVYGRIKRMPPQEW comes from the coding sequence ATGGCAACTTCGAGAGAGATGACTTCGGGACGTCCGTTCCCTTTGATATTGAATTTTGCTTTTCCTTTATTGCTGGGTAATTTACTTCAGCAGACTTATTCCTTGATGGATGCTGCTATTGTGGGTAAGTTTCTTGGAATTAATGCTTTGGCTTCTGTAGGAGCTAGCACTTCGGTGGTGTTTTTGATATTAGGCTTTTGCAATGGCTGTTGTGGTGGTTTCGGTATTCCTGTTGCACAGAAGTTTGGAGCAAGGGATTATGGTATGATGCGGCGTTTTGTGGCAGTTAGTTTACAATTGGCAGTGGTGATGTCTGTGGTAATTGCTATTGTGACTAGTATGTTTTGTTCGGATATTCTTCAGATGATGCAGACCCCGGAGAACATCCTTGAAGATGCTTATTTTTATTTGCTGATTACTTTCATCGGGGTGCCCTGTACCTTTTTCTATAATTTGCTTTCAAGTATTATTCGTGCATTGGGTGATAGCAAGACTCCGTTTTGGTTTTTGCTTTTTTCTACGATATTGAATATTTTGCTTGATCTTTTTTGTATTTTGGTACTTGATTGGGGAGTTGCGGGAGCGGCTTTAGCTACGGTATTCTCACAAGGTGTTTCGGCAGTGTTGTGTTATTTGTATATGATGCGTCACTTTGAGATTCTGAAGGGGACTTCGGCAGAACATAAATTTCGAGGAGCGTTGGCAAAGACTTTATTGTATATAGGTGTGCCGATGGGATTGCAGTTCTCTATTACTGCTATCGGCAGTATTATGTTGCAAAGTGCGAATAATGCGTTGGGTACTGCTTGTGTGGCTGCTTTTACGGCTGCTATGCGTATTAAGATGTTTTGTATGTGTCCACTTGAGAGTCTGGGTATAGCTATGGCTACTTATAGTGGACAGAATTACGGTGCAGGAAAGCCGAAGCGTATCTGGCAGGGAATCAAGGCGAGTGTATTGATGATGACTATTTATAGTGCTTTTATGTTTGGAGTCTTGATGTTGGGAGCGCGTACTTTTGCCTTGTTATTTGTTGACCCTGTGGAATGGGAGATTCTGAAGGATACGGAACTGTTTTTGCATATTTCCGTTTCTTTTTTTCCGGTTTTGGGTTTACTTTGTATCTTGCGTTATTCCATTCAGGGGGCGGGCTTTACCAATTTGGCTATGTTGTCGGGGGTATCCGAAATGATTGCCCGTATAATGGTTAGTCTTTATGCGGTACCAGCATTGGGCTATTTAGCTGTTTGTTTTGGTGACCCTACGGCATGGATATTTGCAGTAATTTTTTTGATTCCCGCATTTATATATGTGTATGGAAGAATAAAACGGATGCCACCTCAGGAATGGTAA
- a CDS encoding TrkH family potassium uptake protein, whose translation MGEFYNPDKLYKGGSRNNSLINKKMIFRVLGVLLFIESAMFLLCAAISLCYGEQDYQYFLYTILLNTLVGGVLLICSRGAENRLTRRDGYCIVTFTWFLFTLFGMLPFYFSGGIPSVTDAFFETMSGFTTTGATILDDIESLSHGLLFWRSLTQWIGGLGIVFFTIAVLPIFGGGTIQLFSAEAIGVTHDKTHPRIDVMAKWLWMIYAILTVVETMLLMIGGMSFFDAVCHSFSTTATGGYSTKQASVAYWNSPFIEYVIAIFMILSGINFSLYFMCLKGKGKRLFQDDEFRWFMKSVSILTLVITLALVFQNHYDWEKAFRRALFQVATAHTSCGFATDDYNLWPSFTWMLLIFAMLSGGCTGSTSGGIKNMRLMILARNIKNEFKRMLHPRAVLPVRVNRQVISPSIIASVNTFFVFYLFCALVGWTLLMFFGVGLTEAMSTVISSLGNVGPGLGAFGPAFSWAALPDAAKWVLSFLMLIGRLELFAVLLLFYSGFWER comes from the coding sequence ATGGGAGAATTTTATAATCCAGATAAATTATATAAAGGTGGAAGCCGAAATAATAGCTTGATAAATAAAAAAATGATATTCCGTGTATTGGGAGTATTACTTTTTATTGAATCTGCTATGTTTCTGCTTTGTGCGGCTATTTCCTTATGTTACGGCGAGCAAGATTATCAATATTTTCTATATACCATTCTTTTGAATACATTGGTCGGTGGAGTTTTGCTAATTTGTAGTAGAGGTGCTGAGAATCGACTAACACGACGAGATGGGTACTGTATTGTAACTTTTACTTGGTTTTTGTTTACGTTGTTTGGAATGCTACCTTTTTATTTTAGTGGAGGAATCCCTTCAGTGACAGATGCTTTTTTTGAAACCATGTCGGGTTTTACTACTACAGGAGCTACTATATTAGATGATATAGAATCTCTTTCACATGGCCTGTTATTTTGGCGTAGCCTGACACAATGGATAGGTGGCTTGGGTATTGTTTTTTTTACTATTGCTGTGCTTCCTATTTTCGGGGGAGGAACTATACAACTTTTTTCAGCTGAGGCTATCGGAGTGACGCACGACAAAACACATCCTCGGATTGATGTGATGGCTAAGTGGCTGTGGATGATATATGCTATCCTTACAGTTGTAGAAACTATGCTGCTGATGATAGGAGGAATGAGTTTTTTTGACGCGGTATGTCATTCATTCTCTACAACGGCTACAGGTGGTTATTCTACTAAACAAGCCAGTGTGGCTTATTGGAATTCTCCGTTTATAGAATATGTAATAGCGATATTTATGATTCTTTCGGGTATTAATTTCTCTCTCTATTTTATGTGCCTGAAAGGGAAGGGCAAGCGTCTATTTCAGGATGATGAATTCCGTTGGTTTATGAAATCAGTAAGTATTCTGACGCTTGTTATCACGCTTGCCTTAGTTTTTCAGAATCATTATGATTGGGAAAAGGCATTCCGCAGGGCTCTGTTCCAAGTGGCTACGGCACATACGTCATGCGGTTTTGCAACGGATGATTATAACTTGTGGCCATCTTTTACATGGATGCTTCTTATTTTTGCTATGTTGTCGGGTGGATGTACGGGGTCTACTAGTGGGGGAATCAAAAACATGCGCCTTATGATTCTGGCGCGTAATATCAAGAATGAATTCAAACGGATGCTGCATCCTAGGGCTGTATTGCCTGTTCGTGTGAACCGTCAGGTTATATCGCCTTCCATTATTGCTTCGGTGAATACATTCTTTGTATTTTATTTGTTTTGTGCTTTGGTCGGATGGACACTACTGATGTTTTTCGGGGTGGGGCTGACTGAGGCGATGAGTACGGTTATTTCTAGCTTAGGCAATGTAGGACCGGGGTTAGGGGCATTCGGTCCTGCTTTTTCGTGGGCGGCGTTGCCCGATGCTGCTAAATGGGTATTGTCGTTCCTTATGTTGATAGGGCGTTTGGAATTGTTTGCTGTGTTGTTGCTTTTCTATTCAGGATTTTGGGAAAGATGA
- a CDS encoding GtrA family protein, which yields MKASVRLVRFATIGTLNYLITMLVIWIVMSYFSFKGKYIVANIMAYLIAQTHNFIWSKYWIFPSSNPQNSLWQQIMLFCTAFGIAYGIQLLFVILMIEAIGIKEFTAQFIGIIIYGAVNFMVNNRITFR from the coding sequence ATGAAAGCATCAGTACGTTTAGTTCGTTTTGCTACAATAGGAACCTTAAATTATCTTATTACCATGTTAGTGATATGGATTGTGATGAGTTACTTCTCATTCAAAGGAAAATATATAGTAGCAAATATTATGGCATATCTCATCGCTCAAACCCATAATTTTATATGGAGCAAATATTGGATTTTTCCTTCCAGCAATCCCCAAAACAGTCTTTGGCAACAAATAATGCTCTTTTGTACCGCTTTCGGTATTGCCTATGGCATACAACTTCTTTTTGTGATACTGATGATAGAAGCAATAGGGATCAAAGAATTTACAGCACAATTTATTGGAATAATAATATATGGAGCAGTTAATTTTATGGTAAACAATAGAATAACATTCCGATAA
- a CDS encoding nitrous oxide-stimulated promoter family protein: MRIIEREQRTAEQMIRIYCRYKEGNKELCPTCQQLLHYAHNRLEHCTFGEQKKTCRNCPIHCYKPEMKKRMREVMRYAGPRMIFFHPITTIKHFIHK; the protein is encoded by the coding sequence ATGAGAATTATTGAAAGAGAACAACGTACCGCAGAACAAATGATCCGAATTTATTGTCGGTACAAGGAAGGCAATAAAGAGCTTTGCCCAACCTGTCAGCAGTTATTGCATTATGCACATAACAGATTAGAGCATTGTACATTCGGTGAACAAAAAAAGACTTGCCGCAACTGTCCCATACATTGTTATAAACCAGAAATGAAGAAACGAATGCGAGAAGTAATGCGATATGCTGGTCCGCGAATGATTTTTTTTCATCCCATAACAACTATCAAGCATTTCATTCATAAATAA
- a CDS encoding efflux RND transporter periplasmic adaptor subunit: MKLFFTHKEIALKKKRTALVVIGIGLVIGIYLIVSHQPAKMPELPVVAIAPATQDDVEIYGEYVGRVRAQQFVEVRARVEGYLEQMLFAEGTYVTKNQVLFVINQDQYRAKADKARAQLKKDEAQAQKAKRDLERIRPLYEQNAASQLDLDNATAAYETAEASVAMSSADLDQAELELGYTIVRSPLAGHISERHVDLGTLVGPGGKSLLATVVKSDTVLVDFSMTALDYLKSKERNVNLGQKDSTRSWQPNVSITLADNTIYPYKGLVDFAEPQVDPRTGTFSVRAEMPNPERVLLPGQFTKVKLLLDVRESATVVPLKSVIIEKGGAYIYVMRKDSTVERRFIELGPEFQNQVVVERGLAPGEDIVIEGYHKLNPGMKVKVSPAVEDKKTEEEDTIG; encoded by the coding sequence ATGAAACTATTTTTTACACACAAAGAAATTGCGCTAAAAAAGAAAAGAACAGCGCTTGTAGTAATAGGTATTGGACTAGTTATCGGGATTTACCTGATTGTTTCCCATCAACCGGCAAAGATGCCGGAACTTCCAGTAGTTGCCATAGCACCAGCAACGCAAGACGATGTGGAAATATATGGTGAATATGTAGGACGCGTACGTGCACAGCAATTCGTTGAAGTACGTGCCCGAGTAGAGGGATATTTAGAACAAATGCTTTTCGCAGAAGGTACATATGTCACTAAAAATCAAGTGTTGTTTGTTATCAATCAAGATCAATATCGGGCCAAAGCTGACAAAGCGCGCGCCCAATTGAAAAAGGATGAGGCACAAGCACAAAAAGCAAAACGCGACTTAGAACGTATCCGTCCGCTATATGAACAAAATGCTGCCAGCCAGTTGGACTTGGACAATGCTACTGCTGCATATGAAACAGCAGAAGCGTCGGTAGCGATGAGTAGTGCCGATCTTGATCAAGCAGAACTGGAACTAGGTTATACTATAGTTCGTTCTCCATTAGCAGGGCATATCAGTGAACGTCACGTAGATTTAGGAACATTAGTCGGTCCGGGTGGCAAATCATTGCTTGCTACCGTAGTAAAAAGTGATACTGTATTAGTGGATTTCAGCATGACTGCTCTAGACTATCTGAAAAGTAAAGAACGTAATGTGAACTTAGGTCAAAAAGACTCCACCCGCTCCTGGCAACCCAATGTATCCATTACTTTGGCAGATAATACTATTTATCCATACAAAGGACTAGTAGACTTTGCCGAACCGCAAGTTGATCCACGCACAGGTACATTCTCCGTACGTGCCGAAATGCCGAATCCAGAACGGGTATTACTTCCTGGGCAGTTCACCAAAGTAAAACTATTATTGGATGTCAGAGAGAGTGCTACGGTAGTCCCGTTAAAGTCCGTTATCATAGAAAAAGGCGGCGCCTATATTTATGTAATGCGCAAAGATTCTACAGTAGAGAGACGTTTCATTGAATTAGGTCCTGAATTCCAAAATCAAGTAGTGGTGGAAAGAGGCTTGGCCCCCGGAGAAGACATTGTCATAGAAGGATACCACAAGCTGAATCCAGGCATGAAAGTGAAAGTAAGTCCTGCCGTAGAGGACAAAAAAACGGAGGAAGAAGATACGATCGGATAA
- a CDS encoding low molecular weight phosphatase family protein, with protein sequence MNILLVSNNDMCRSRMAQKILSSFGHGIRIFTSGVLPGRVIPSSVVGVMEQNGYDCSRKKASDVDIYCHQPWDYVITLCEEAKEVEGDFNKEVKNWKHFSFDDPFQHVYGDETELEYRISELYETMYCELYEFYRDELSEQLLPRCTCGANTYCRCE encoded by the coding sequence ATGAATATTTTATTAGTGAGTAATAATGACATGTGTCGTAGTCGTATGGCACAGAAGATATTATCTTCTTTTGGACATGGTATAAGGATATTTACATCTGGAGTTCTGCCGGGAAGAGTGATACCATCTTCAGTGGTAGGGGTGATGGAACAGAATGGATACGACTGTTCTCGTAAGAAAGCTAGTGATGTGGATATATATTGTCATCAGCCATGGGATTATGTGATTACTCTCTGTGAAGAAGCGAAGGAAGTGGAGGGTGATTTTAATAAGGAAGTGAAAAACTGGAAGCATTTTTCTTTCGATGACCCGTTTCAGCATGTTTATGGGGATGAAACCGAATTGGAATATCGTATTTCCGAACTTTATGAAACGATGTATTGTGAATTATATGAGTTTTATCGGGATGAACTGAGTGAGCAATTATTGCCACGTTGTACTTGTGGGGCTAATACCTATTGTCGATGTGAGTGA
- a CDS encoding MGMT family protein: protein MDRAQFYKEVYSIIKEIPYGNVSTYGKIAQLIGKPQCSRMVGQALSHAPEEQHLPCHRVVNSQGRLVPGWQKQKELLEKEGITFKPNGCVNMPKHLWDTTGSLTSTIGISPTSTTWQ from the coding sequence ATGGACAGAGCACAATTTTATAAAGAAGTATATAGCATTATAAAAGAAATCCCCTACGGCAATGTTTCTACTTACGGAAAAATAGCACAGCTTATAGGCAAGCCCCAATGTTCACGAATGGTAGGACAAGCTTTATCTCATGCACCAGAAGAACAACATCTTCCTTGCCATCGGGTAGTAAACAGCCAAGGAAGACTAGTTCCCGGCTGGCAGAAACAAAAAGAATTATTGGAAAAAGAAGGGATCACCTTCAAGCCCAATGGATGCGTCAATATGCCCAAACATCTATGGGACACTACTGGTTCACTCACATCGACAATAGGTATTAGCCCCACAAGTACAACGTGGCAATAA
- a CDS encoding SGNH/GDSL hydrolase family protein — protein MEGKLKISFIGDSHIAYWPFESYFPKWECYNYGVPGKGLDYVEMFHKDVSDSYVVVQLGTNDIYNLNTENMDVYVERYVKAVGAISSRGTYLFCIFPRNDFMDGTAVNCFIALLNGKIREKIKEETNVVYLDVFDKLLLNDKLNPDLTIDDLHLNGAGYRILVYTLRDLFLTDR, from the coding sequence ATGGAAGGAAAACTTAAAATTTCATTTATTGGTGATAGTCACATTGCTTATTGGCCGTTTGAGTCTTATTTTCCCAAATGGGAATGTTACAATTATGGTGTTCCGGGGAAAGGGCTGGATTATGTGGAGATGTTTCATAAGGATGTTTCGGATAGTTATGTGGTTGTTCAATTGGGGACTAATGATATTTATAATCTGAATACAGAAAATATGGATGTTTATGTGGAGAGGTATGTGAAGGCGGTTGGTGCTATTTCTTCTCGTGGTACTTATTTATTCTGTATTTTTCCGCGTAATGATTTTATGGATGGCACAGCAGTGAACTGTTTTATAGCTTTGTTAAATGGAAAAATTAGAGAGAAGATAAAGGAAGAAACTAATGTTGTATATTTAGATGTGTTCGACAAATTGTTATTGAATGATAAATTGAATCCTGATTTGACCATTGATGATTTGCACCTGAATGGAGCTGGATATCGGATATTAGTTTATACCTTGAGAGATCTTTTTTTGACAGATAGATAA
- a CDS encoding GNAT family N-acetyltransferase produces the protein MKIHHIAIWTFHLEKLREFYTRYFNGTSNEKYINSQKGFESYFISFESGATLELMSRIDVQNVPIEENRLGLTHLAFSFESQEAILSLTEQLRTKGYHIVGEPRISGDGYFESVVLDPDGNRIECVYKKKQEYPPVRNHVIETERLILRPFTENDTEAVFNCCQNPNLGNNAGWKPHDTLEESLKILQTIFIPQKNTWAITRKEDQLLIGAIGILPDPKRENSNTGMIGYWLDEAQWEKGYIFEAASAVLDYGFNKLGLTLISANCYPQNKRSQRVLEKMGFAYEGILHQAEVSYDGKIYDHLCYYLEKNNLK, from the coding sequence ATGAAAATACATCATATCGCCATTTGGACATTTCATCTGGAAAAATTAAGGGAATTTTACACTCGTTACTTTAACGGAACAAGTAATGAAAAATACATTAATTCCCAAAAAGGTTTTGAATCTTACTTCATTTCATTTGAAAGTGGTGCTACATTAGAGTTGATGAGTAGGATTGACGTGCAAAATGTTCCGATAGAAGAAAACAGATTGGGATTGACTCATCTAGCTTTTTCTTTTGAAAGCCAAGAAGCTATCTTATCACTAACGGAACAGCTACGTACTAAAGGATACCATATCGTAGGTGAACCTCGCATTTCAGGAGATGGCTATTTTGAAAGTGTGGTACTAGATCCAGATGGAAACCGGATAGAGTGTGTTTACAAAAAAAAGCAGGAATACCCTCCTGTGAGAAATCATGTAATAGAAACTGAGCGACTTATTTTACGTCCTTTTACAGAGAATGATACAGAAGCTGTTTTTAACTGTTGCCAGAATCCCAACCTAGGAAATAATGCTGGTTGGAAGCCTCATGACACGCTGGAAGAATCTCTGAAAATTCTTCAAACAATATTTATACCACAAAAAAACACATGGGCCATCACTAGAAAGGAAGACCAGCTTCTGATAGGAGCTATAGGAATTCTACCAGACCCTAAGAGAGAGAATTCAAATACCGGAATGATAGGTTATTGGCTAGACGAAGCCCAATGGGAAAAAGGATATATATTTGAAGCCGCCTCTGCTGTCTTGGACTATGGCTTCAACAAACTAGGATTAACTTTGATCAGTGCAAATTGTTATCCTCAAAACAAACGTTCACAACGTGTTTTGGAGAAAATGGGGTTTGCATACGAAGGTATTCTCCATCAAGCCGAAGTGAGCTATGATGGCAAAATATATGATCATTTGTGTTATTATTTAGAGAAAAACAACCTAAAATAA
- a CDS encoding SDR family NAD(P)-dependent oxidoreductase yields MADNYIERQYEQYEARKAAWEKKRKQGKKKTISVKLQPKDLTDNTIKLPRKAFITGGADGIGKNIVKAFCNSQYQVAFCDKNKDLGIQTAKETGAIFYHTDVRDKESLENCMHELFKKWGDMDIIINNAGISEFSPITETSVEDFDKILSINLRPVFITSRTLALHRKSQAENHPYGRIINICSTRYLMSEPGSESYAASKGGIYSLTHALALSLADFHITVNCISPGWIQTNDYERLRPEDHAQHPSRRVGKPEDIARMCLFLCQEENDFINGQNIIIDGGMTKKMIYLE; encoded by the coding sequence ATGGCAGACAATTATATAGAAAGACAATACGAACAATATGAAGCCCGAAAGGCTGCATGGGAAAAAAAACGTAAACAAGGAAAGAAGAAAACGATTTCCGTCAAGCTTCAACCAAAGGACCTGACAGACAATACGATCAAACTTCCTAGAAAAGCATTCATCACAGGAGGTGCCGATGGCATAGGGAAAAACATTGTGAAAGCTTTCTGCAACTCACAATACCAAGTCGCCTTTTGTGACAAAAATAAGGATTTAGGAATACAGACAGCCAAAGAGACCGGAGCAATTTTCTACCATACCGATGTAAGAGATAAAGAATCCCTTGAGAACTGTATGCACGAACTTTTTAAAAAGTGGGGGGATATGGACATCATTATCAACAATGCCGGAATAAGCGAATTTTCTCCCATCACAGAAACCAGCGTGGAAGATTTTGATAAAATTTTGTCCATCAATCTGCGACCTGTATTTATCACCTCACGCACATTAGCTTTACATCGCAAATCCCAAGCAGAAAATCACCCGTATGGCAGAATTATCAATATCTGTTCCACCCGTTATTTAATGAGCGAACCGGGAAGCGAAAGCTATGCGGCTTCCAAAGGAGGAATCTATTCACTGACCCATGCACTTGCTTTATCCCTTGCCGACTTTCATATCACCGTAAACTGTATTTCGCCGGGATGGATTCAGACCAATGATTACGAACGGCTACGCCCAGAAGATCATGCCCAACATCCATCAAGACGAGTAGGCAAACCGGAAGACATAGCACGTATGTGTTTATTTTTATGTCAAGAAGAGAATGACTTCATCAATGGACAAAATATCATCATCGATGGTGGAATGACCAAAAAGATGATTTATTTGGAATAA
- a CDS encoding Hsp20/alpha crystallin family protein gives MMPTRKYNNQNWLPSIFNDFFDNEWLTRANATAPAINVIESDKDYKVEVAAPGMTKEDFNIHISESNELVISMEKKNETKEDDHHNRRYLRREFSYSKFEQALILPEDVVKEKISANASNGVLTIDLPKRTPEEKAKVNRIIEIH, from the coding sequence ATGATGCCGACTAGAAAGTATAACAATCAGAATTGGTTACCAAGTATTTTCAACGATTTCTTTGATAATGAATGGTTGACAAGAGCAAACGCTACCGCTCCTGCAATTAATGTCATTGAAAGTGACAAAGATTATAAAGTAGAGGTTGCTGCTCCGGGTATGACTAAAGAAGATTTCAATATCCACATCAGCGAAAGCAACGAACTAGTGATCTCAATGGAGAAAAAGAATGAAACAAAAGAGGACGACCATCACAACAGAAGATATTTACGTCGTGAATTTTCTTACTCTAAGTTCGAACAAGCTTTGATTCTTCCTGAAGATGTGGTTAAGGAAAAAATCAGCGCCAATGCCAGCAACGGTGTTCTGACCATTGATTTGCCTAAACGCACTCCTGAAGAAAAAGCCAAAGTGAACAGAATCATCGAAATTCATTAA
- a CDS encoding RluA family pseudouridine synthase codes for MIHFFKNSIAAIKLPDKFTYPFHYTPHPLCIIATKEVQAYLASQSQWQKELQQGKMFGVLIVQTPENKIGYLAAFSGTLASKSHHPFFVPPIYDLLQPQGFFKIEEEHISAINVRIKKTQNDPHYIDLLRQIEKETMQSQQELTEAKEFFKSAKKNREIRRKTGVPDAKELAAMIRESQFQKAELKRMEKMWKEKIASLQAEADTFITKIETMKIERKKRSATLQRKLFEQFQILNARGETKDLCRIFAQTIQKFPPAGAGECAAPKLLQYAYKHQLKPIAMAEFWWGDSPKAEIRHHGYYYPACKGKCEPILKHMLQGLEVEENPLLKKHYHEIPLEIVYEDNYLVVVNKPAGMLSVPGKGEIDSVYQHIKTLYPDATGPLIVHRLDMATSGVLLIAKNKKVHQHLQAQFKNRMIKKRYIALLDGKIPSKEGTITLPLRMNPLDRPRQIVDHEHGKTAITLYRVLNEQEGRTLIAFYPLTGRTHQLRVHAAHPEGLHCPIRGDELYGRKADRLYLHAESLEFVHPITKKIIFVEKKSNF; via the coding sequence ATGATACATTTTTTTAAGAATTCCATTGCCGCTATAAAGTTACCCGATAAGTTCACTTATCCTTTTCACTATACCCCTCATCCACTTTGCATAATAGCGACTAAAGAAGTACAAGCCTATCTGGCAAGTCAATCCCAATGGCAAAAAGAATTGCAACAAGGAAAAATGTTTGGCGTCCTAATTGTACAAACACCCGAGAATAAAATAGGTTATTTGGCCGCATTTTCAGGAACATTGGCTAGTAAAAGCCATCATCCTTTCTTCGTCCCACCAATTTATGATTTGTTACAACCACAAGGATTCTTCAAAATAGAGGAAGAACATATATCTGCCATCAATGTACGCATTAAAAAGACACAGAACGATCCCCATTACATAGATTTGCTCCGACAAATTGAAAAAGAAACAATGCAGTCCCAGCAGGAATTGACAGAAGCTAAAGAATTTTTCAAATCCGCTAAAAAAAACAGAGAAATCCGGCGTAAGACGGGAGTTCCCGACGCAAAGGAATTAGCTGCAATGATACGCGAAAGCCAGTTTCAAAAAGCTGAATTAAAACGCATGGAAAAAATGTGGAAAGAAAAAATCGCTTCACTACAAGCAGAGGCCGATACTTTCATCACAAAAATAGAAACAATGAAGATAGAAAGAAAAAAACGTTCTGCCACTTTGCAACGAAAACTATTTGAGCAGTTTCAGATACTAAACGCCCGTGGAGAAACAAAAGATTTATGTCGTATTTTTGCACAAACTATACAAAAATTTCCTCCAGCCGGAGCCGGTGAATGTGCTGCTCCCAAATTACTCCAGTATGCCTATAAGCATCAATTAAAACCTATTGCCATGGCAGAATTCTGGTGGGGAGATTCTCCAAAAGCAGAAATAAGACATCATGGATACTACTATCCAGCATGTAAAGGGAAATGCGAACCTATCTTGAAACATATGTTACAAGGACTGGAAGTGGAAGAAAACCCCTTGTTGAAAAAACATTATCATGAAATACCATTAGAGATAGTATATGAAGATAATTACCTAGTCGTAGTCAACAAACCAGCAGGAATGCTCTCGGTTCCAGGAAAAGGAGAAATCGACTCTGTCTATCAACATATAAAGACACTTTATCCAGATGCCACAGGTCCTCTGATAGTCCACCGATTGGACATGGCGACTTCCGGTGTGTTATTGATAGCAAAAAACAAAAAAGTACATCAGCATCTGCAAGCACAATTCAAGAATAGAATGATAAAAAAGCGATATATTGCCTTATTGGATGGCAAGATTCCCTCTAAAGAAGGGACTATAACACTCCCCCTCCGTATGAATCCTCTTGACAGGCCCAGACAAATAGTAGATCATGAACATGGAAAAACCGCTATCACACTGTATCGGGTTTTAAACGAACAAGAAGGAAGAACACTTATTGCCTTTTATCCATTAACAGGACGGACACATCAATTAAGAGTACATGCCGCCCATCCGGAAGGATTACATTGTCCTATACGAGGAGATGAACTTTACGGACGAAAAGCAGACAGGCTTTATTTACATGCTGAAAGTTTAGAGTTTGTTCATCCTATAACTAAAAAAATAATTTTTGTAGAAAAGAAAAGTAATTTCTGA